A genome region from Bacteroidota bacterium includes the following:
- a CDS encoding WYL domain-containing protein, whose amino-acid sequence MLPQQKILRVFKLISHLKSDSRKTVSELAKLMETTDRSIYRYFELLDEIGFAIDKDFENRFFIQMWDEHDNPVQEFSLDESKLLSDMLKSTKHPLKNSLLEKIHTRGELPGMAKNIVKAKSAKIISTLTKAMELHKQVILKKYHSARSNTLTDRLVEPVCFTDNYMNIAAFEPANKDNRHFKIDRIGEVELSDKLWKHEAKHQKPEVDLFGMGGNKETDVLITMGHKAYLLFIEEIPNGKNYITKKGNNYILQCKIYDTKGIVRFLAGVVDDIIDVDPAVLKKALCKHLDAGAARMVNG is encoded by the coding sequence ATGCTCCCACAACAAAAAATTCTTCGTGTATTCAAGTTAATCAGTCACTTAAAATCGGACAGTCGCAAAACAGTAAGCGAACTTGCCAAGCTGATGGAAACCACCGACCGCAGTATTTACAGGTACTTCGAGCTTTTAGACGAAATAGGTTTTGCTATTGATAAAGATTTTGAAAACCGTTTCTTTATACAAATGTGGGACGAGCATGATAATCCAGTACAGGAATTTTCGCTCGACGAATCGAAACTATTGAGTGATATGCTCAAGTCGACCAAGCATCCCTTGAAAAATTCTTTGCTCGAAAAAATACATACACGAGGCGAACTGCCAGGCATGGCAAAAAATATTGTAAAAGCAAAATCAGCAAAGATTATATCAACGCTTACCAAAGCAATGGAGCTACACAAACAAGTTATATTAAAGAAATATCATTCAGCCCGCTCCAATACCCTCACCGATCGCTTGGTAGAGCCTGTTTGCTTTACCGATAACTATATGAATATTGCAGCCTTCGAACCTGCCAATAAAGACAACCGTCACTTTAAAATCGACCGCATTGGCGAAGTAGAATTGAGTGATAAACTATGGAAACACGAAGCCAAACATCAAAAGCCCGAAGTAGATTTATTTGGCATGGGTGGCAATAAAGAAACCGATGTTCTAATAACGATGGGGCATAAAGCTTATTTATTATTTATAGAAGAAATTCCCAATGGCAAAAACTATATAACTAAAAAAGGGAATAATTATATATTACAATGCAAAATATATGATACCAAAGGTATTGTTCGTTTCTTGGCTGGCGTGGTGGATGATATTATAGATGTGGACCCTGCGGTGTTAAAGAAAGCGTTGTGCAAGCATTTGGATGCAGGAGCTGCTAGAATGGTTAATGGTTAA
- a CDS encoding MerR family transcriptional regulator — protein MEEEKKLYRIAQVTAATELPVSTIRHWTKEFPQVKPQKNAKGTIYYTHQDLQTIIQIKHLLKEQGLTIEGAKQHLKVLRKAPDQIDVIEKLKGVRRFLEELRDSC, from the coding sequence ATGGAGGAAGAAAAGAAATTATATAGAATTGCTCAAGTGACTGCTGCTACTGAATTGCCAGTTTCTACAATCAGACATTGGACCAAGGAATTCCCCCAAGTCAAACCTCAAAAAAATGCAAAGGGCACAATATATTATACCCATCAAGATTTACAAACTATTATACAAATTAAACATTTGCTGAAAGAACAAGGGCTCACGATTGAAGGAGCCAAGCAACATTTAAAAGTTTTGAGAAAAGCACCTGACCAAATAGACGTGATAGAGAAGTTGAAAGGAGTGAGGCGTTTTTTGGAAGAACTTAGGGATAGTTGTTAA
- a CDS encoding IPExxxVDY family protein, translating to MKKITLDTVYDYDFDLFGISISAKGYMFAAAINKHLNIQLKRVEDLEVRHPRQKEFDAYLVYHFQDLDLELDFYLIGNKSKQALIPHLKPIDYFWMIKGDYKIKDPILYTNLFKEIKGVNLAYPIKVEPKTAFVNLLF from the coding sequence TTGAAAAAGATTACCCTCGATACCGTATATGATTATGATTTCGACTTGTTCGGTATATCAATATCTGCAAAAGGATATATGTTTGCAGCGGCTATTAACAAGCATCTGAATATACAGTTAAAACGCGTGGAGGACTTAGAGGTGAGGCATCCCAGGCAAAAAGAATTTGATGCATATCTGGTATATCATTTTCAGGATTTAGATTTAGAACTTGATTTTTATTTGATCGGAAATAAAAGCAAGCAAGCATTAATTCCGCACTTAAAACCTATAGATTATTTTTGGATGATTAAAGGAGATTATAAAATCAAAGATCCCATACTCTATACAAATTTGTTCAAAGAAATTAAAGGCGTGAATCTCGCTTATCCAATTAAAGTAGAACCTAAAACTGCGTTTGTGAATTTGTTGTTTTAA
- the obgE gene encoding GTPase ObgE, with product MLADNNFVDYVKICCRTGKGGAGSSYLLRDKITAMGGPDGGDGGRGGHIILRGNSNFWTLLHLKYRKHIIAPDGGPGGSGKKSGAEGKDEYLDVPLGTVARDAETGEFILEITDHGQEKILLKGGRGGLGNDHFKSPTRQTPRFAQPGEDGQEVWNILELKVLADVGLVGFPNAGKSTLLSVVSAAKPEIADYPFTTLTPQLGIVQYRDYRSFIMADIPGIIEGAHEGKGLGHRFLRHIERNSLLLFMVPCDTNDIIKEYEILENELTQFNPELLDKPRLLAITKCDMIDDEMQEQMKSNLPKGVDCIFISSVAGKGIEQLKDKIWGVLNS from the coding sequence ATTTTGGCTGATAATAACTTCGTAGATTACGTAAAAATATGTTGCCGCACAGGTAAAGGTGGTGCAGGAAGTTCTTATTTGCTCCGCGATAAAATTACTGCGATGGGCGGGCCTGATGGAGGCGATGGAGGTCGTGGAGGGCATATCATACTTCGTGGCAATAGTAATTTTTGGACATTGCTGCATCTCAAATATCGCAAACATATTATAGCACCTGATGGTGGACCAGGTGGTAGTGGTAAAAAATCAGGAGCAGAAGGGAAAGATGAATATTTGGATGTTCCCTTAGGAACAGTAGCACGTGATGCCGAGACCGGAGAATTTATTTTAGAGATTACAGATCACGGGCAAGAAAAAATATTATTAAAAGGTGGTCGTGGAGGATTGGGAAATGATCATTTTAAAAGTCCGACGCGGCAAACACCGCGTTTTGCACAACCTGGAGAAGATGGTCAAGAAGTTTGGAATATATTAGAATTAAAAGTATTGGCTGATGTTGGTTTGGTCGGATTTCCGAATGCAGGAAAATCTACTTTACTATCTGTGGTAAGTGCTGCCAAACCTGAGATTGCGGATTATCCGTTTACGACACTTACTCCACAATTAGGGATCGTACAATACAGAGATTATCGTTCATTTATTATGGCCGATATTCCTGGGATTATAGAAGGTGCTCACGAAGGCAAAGGATTGGGTCATCGTTTTTTGAGACATATAGAACGCAATTCTTTATTATTATTTATGGTGCCTTGCGATACGAATGATATTATAAAAGAATATGAGATTTTGGAGAATGAACTCACGCAGTTCAATCCTGAATTATTAGATAAACCGAGATTATTGGCTATTACCAAATGTGATATGATAGACGATGAAATGCAAGAACAAATGAAGTCGAATTTGCCCAAAGGCGTTGATTGTATTTTTATATCATCAGTTGCAGGAAAAGGTATCGAGCAGTTGAAGGATAAGATTTGGGGTGTGTTGAATAGTTAG
- a CDS encoding adenylate kinase encodes MLNIVLFGPPGAGKGTQSVKLIEKYGLVHLSTGDIFRANIKGSTELGTLAKSYMDQGKLVPDEVTIGMVEAEVAKTPEAKGYIFDGFPRNKFQAENLDEFLEILGCSITLMLALEVEEVELRKRLLLRGKDSGRADDQNPEIIQNRINVYNNETAPVKDHYSAQGKFKGINGVGSVEDIFDALCDAISGQPAAAGSK; translated from the coding sequence ATGCTTAACATAGTTTTATTTGGCCCTCCGGGTGCAGGCAAAGGTACCCAATCAGTTAAACTCATTGAAAAGTATGGTCTTGTACATCTTTCAACAGGCGATATTTTTAGGGCAAATATCAAAGGGAGCACCGAATTAGGAACGCTTGCAAAAAGTTATATGGACCAAGGAAAATTAGTTCCTGATGAAGTTACCATTGGTATGGTAGAAGCTGAAGTAGCCAAAACACCGGAAGCCAAAGGTTATATATTCGATGGTTTCCCGAGGAATAAATTTCAAGCTGAGAACTTGGATGAATTTCTGGAAATACTAGGTTGCTCCATTACATTAATGTTAGCACTTGAAGTGGAAGAAGTGGAACTAAGAAAACGTTTGTTACTTCGTGGCAAAGACAGTGGTCGTGCGGATGATCAAAATCCTGAAATTATTCAAAATCGCATCAATGTCTATAATAACGAAACCGCTCCCGTAAAAGATCATTATAGTGCACAAGGAAAATTTAAAGGTATTAATGGCGTTGGAAGTGTAGAGGATATATTCGATGCTTTGTGTGATGCTATTAGTGGGCAGCCCGCCGCGGCGGGTAGTAAATAG
- a CDS encoding GNAT family N-acetyltransferase, whose amino-acid sequence MSIKKATITDLESIAQCHVLSFPNTLGGKLGIEFMMNALKPFVIDSNKYLLFADAAGICAGYVNANMRDGTPGSVSTMIQSGLKSGINIVLFKKPWLLFHPEIFSKYKVIAKNILSKKAPARQVVDDVPTIGLPGMCVHPKFRGKGLAKELMLAAENEAIHLGYKKLRCTVAVANPVAWKNHEKIGFKIVEEIKGNYKMEKYI is encoded by the coding sequence GTGAGTATAAAAAAGGCCACCATCACCGATTTGGAAAGCATTGCACAATGTCATGTACTATCTTTCCCGAATACCTTAGGTGGTAAATTGGGAATAGAATTTATGATGAATGCTTTGAAGCCTTTTGTTATCGACTCCAATAAATATTTATTGTTTGCTGATGCTGCAGGAATTTGTGCTGGATATGTAAACGCTAATATGCGAGACGGCACTCCGGGGTCGGTAAGTACCATGATACAAAGTGGACTAAAAAGTGGCATTAACATCGTCTTGTTTAAAAAACCGTGGTTGCTTTTTCATCCAGAAATATTTTCGAAGTATAAGGTGATTGCAAAAAATATATTGTCTAAAAAAGCACCCGCACGACAAGTAGTGGACGATGTTCCAACCATTGGTTTACCTGGTATGTGTGTGCATCCAAAATTTAGAGGAAAGGGTTTGGCAAAAGAACTTATGTTGGCAGCCGAAAATGAAGCCATTCATTTGGGCTATAAAAAATTACGGTGTACTGTAGCAGTAGCCAATCCTGTTGCATGGAAGAATCATGAAAAAATTGGTTTCAAAATCGTTGAAGAAATTAAAGGAAATTACAAAATGGAAAAATATATTTAA
- a CDS encoding carboxypeptidase regulatory-like domain-containing protein codes for MKKILRNGEPNSLKKYTFLLCFMLQGLMIFAQQNLRGTIIDRESKQPLQGVSIQLISESLTGYENTTDAAGNFTIMNIPVGRYNFNITLKGYRTEYLQNIIINQGKETILNIELDQQGEELKQASVTSKKGKGQVSNEMSLVSSRQFTVDETDRFAGSRGDPARMASNFAGVQGADDSRNDIVVRGNSPQGVLWRVEGVDIPNPNHFAIPGTTGGPVSMINNKILSNSDFYTGAFPAEYGNSTAGVFDLKLRNGNNKRHERSTQFGFLGWDLMMEGPLSKKSKASYLVTYRYSTLALFSKLNIKLGTDAVPIYQDASFKLNFPLKNNKGSFSVFGITGTSAIDINISKKKYSATDDLYGQDDRDQQFSSKAFFGGVNFLYSINKKSYLKVTSIFTTQSQITTHELVYRHVDSTDVNNKKYALDSITPNLGYTFNQKTINTHILYNARLTRKTTFRAGLILNTNIAHYIDSATNFDTSSANFGKWSTRWNTQSDVSNLLQLYAQVKHNFNSKLSGTLGLHAQYFTLGKASSLFEPRLGLKYLLNNRSSLSFGMGVHSQIQPLYTYYYILPGNTTPHNLNMGLTKSNHYVLSYDLRVSKSTRFKFETYYQQLYNIPVEVKSSSFSLVNTGSAFSRFFPGKLQNMGTGCNYGVEFTLEKSFTRGYYYITTLSLFDAKYKGSDGVLRSSDFNTNSAFNALLAKEWLFNTKGKNKHSLNVGGKFTYAGARRFSPIDLAESIKQREYVELDSLKNTKRFDKPYIRFDLRISYKINSKHLTHEFAIDIINLFNYKNVLKYTYVPNSPYEKVDYQLGRLPLFYYKLDF; via the coding sequence ATGAAAAAAATTCTTCGCAATGGGGAACCAAATTCCCTAAAAAAATATACATTCTTATTGTGCTTTATGCTGCAAGGACTGATGATATTTGCACAACAAAACCTTCGAGGTACTATAATAGACCGCGAGAGCAAACAACCGCTGCAAGGTGTTTCTATTCAATTAATTTCTGAGTCGTTAACCGGCTACGAAAATACTACAGACGCTGCGGGGAATTTCACTATCATGAATATCCCCGTTGGGCGTTATAACTTTAATATTACCTTAAAAGGATACCGCACCGAGTATTTGCAGAACATCATCATAAACCAAGGTAAAGAAACCATATTAAATATAGAGCTTGACCAACAAGGGGAAGAATTAAAGCAAGCTTCAGTTACTTCAAAAAAAGGCAAAGGACAAGTATCGAACGAAATGAGTTTGGTTAGTTCACGACAGTTTACGGTGGACGAGACGGATAGATTTGCTGGCAGCAGAGGAGACCCCGCACGTATGGCAAGTAATTTTGCTGGAGTGCAAGGTGCAGATGATTCAAGAAATGATATAGTAGTAAGAGGAAATTCTCCACAAGGAGTTTTATGGAGAGTGGAAGGTGTTGATATACCCAATCCCAATCACTTTGCAATACCAGGAACTACAGGTGGTCCCGTGTCGATGATTAACAATAAAATATTGTCGAATAGTGATTTTTATACCGGTGCATTCCCTGCTGAATATGGTAATAGCACTGCGGGTGTTTTTGATTTAAAATTACGAAATGGAAATAATAAACGCCATGAACGTAGCACACAGTTTGGATTTTTGGGTTGGGATTTAATGATGGAAGGACCACTCAGTAAAAAATCAAAAGCATCGTATTTGGTTACCTATCGTTATTCAACTTTAGCTCTGTTTAGCAAACTAAATATTAAACTCGGAACCGATGCTGTCCCTATATATCAAGATGCATCTTTCAAATTAAATTTCCCGTTAAAAAATAATAAAGGGTCATTCTCTGTTTTTGGAATCACAGGCACAAGTGCAATTGATATAAATATTAGCAAAAAGAAATATAGTGCAACCGACGACCTATACGGACAGGACGATAGAGACCAGCAGTTCAGTAGCAAAGCATTTTTTGGCGGAGTGAATTTTTTATATTCGATTAATAAAAAAAGCTATCTAAAAGTTACCTCTATTTTTACTACACAATCTCAAATTACTACACATGAACTAGTATATAGACATGTGGATTCGACCGATGTAAATAACAAGAAATATGCATTAGATTCTATCACACCAAACTTAGGTTATACCTTCAATCAAAAAACAATCAATACACATATATTATATAATGCAAGACTTACACGCAAAACAACTTTTAGAGCTGGACTTATCTTAAATACGAATATTGCACATTATATTGATAGTGCTACAAATTTTGATACCAGTTCTGCTAACTTTGGAAAATGGTCTACTCGTTGGAACACCCAAAGTGATGTCTCTAATCTCTTGCAACTCTATGCTCAGGTAAAACATAATTTCAATTCTAAATTATCAGGAACTTTAGGTTTACATGCACAATATTTTACTTTAGGTAAAGCATCAAGTTTGTTTGAACCAAGGTTAGGACTTAAGTATTTGCTCAATAATAGAAGTTCACTGAGCTTCGGCATGGGTGTTCATAGCCAAATTCAACCGCTATACACCTATTATTATATATTACCCGGAAATACTACCCCACATAATTTGAATATGGGATTAACTAAAAGCAATCATTATGTACTATCATACGATCTACGTGTAAGTAAATCAACTCGTTTCAAATTTGAAACCTATTACCAACAATTATATAATATCCCTGTAGAAGTAAAATCGAGTTCATTCTCTTTGGTGAATACGGGTTCAGCATTCTCTAGATTTTTTCCAGGCAAATTACAAAATATGGGCACTGGTTGTAATTATGGAGTGGAGTTTACTTTAGAAAAATCATTTACCAGAGGTTATTATTACATTACCACGCTTTCATTGTTTGATGCTAAATATAAAGGCAGCGATGGTGTTTTGCGTAGTAGCGACTTCAATACCAATTCAGCTTTTAATGCTTTATTGGCAAAAGAATGGTTGTTTAATACCAAAGGAAAAAACAAACATTCATTAAATGTTGGGGGTAAATTTACCTATGCAGGAGCTCGTCGTTTTTCACCTATCGATTTAGCAGAATCTATCAAACAAAGGGAATATGTAGAACTTGATTCACTTAAGAATACCAAGCGTTTCGATAAACCTTATATACGTTTCGATTTGAGAATATCTTATAAGATTAATTCAAAACATTTAACACATGAATTTGCCATCGATATTATAAACCTTTTCAATTATAAAAATGTATTGAAATATACTTACGTGCCGAATTCTCCTTATGAAAAGGTGGATTATCAGTTAGGACGCTTACCTTTGTTCTATTATAAACTAGATTTTTAA
- a CDS encoding methyltransferase domain-containing protein, with product MEQSQKIQANRLNHLKQMVGLFDLSKPLDLFIKEYFQQHKNFGSRDRRFYRNIVYNYFRLANLKLDENINYHLAATISGDNEFADYMGTLTLLEFPPNLDIENYLNITGKKAEDIYPFAKNISEQIDIKNWVNNFFNKTRVWVRVEKGNINNVVAYLNNNNIPFANEKANTFSFDTNVDVKDIAAKTSSTIIVQDLSSQLAAGDIQLKEDSKVWDCCAGSGGKSLMLHSRYPTANFFVSDIRTNILDNLRRRFQSSGIKDYAWNVVDLLSLNKQPITFNTLNLDHRPAIAINSFDTIIVDAPCSGSGTWKRTPEQLKQFTEQSLSDYASRQIKILDNIIPYLKTNGKLIYMTCSIYKTENEDIVNHFITEKKLVLINSQYYNCTDKGGDSIFKAELQIVSDKW from the coding sequence TTGGAACAATCACAAAAAATACAGGCCAACCGTTTGAATCACCTGAAACAAATGGTTGGCCTTTTTGATTTAAGTAAACCACTTGATTTATTTATTAAAGAATATTTTCAACAGCACAAAAACTTTGGCTCACGCGATCGCAGGTTTTATCGAAATATTGTATATAATTATTTCCGCCTGGCCAATTTGAAACTGGATGAGAATATAAATTACCATTTGGCTGCAACCATTAGTGGCGATAACGAATTTGCAGATTATATGGGAACGCTCACTTTGCTTGAGTTTCCGCCCAATTTGGATATTGAAAACTATCTAAATATTACAGGCAAAAAAGCGGAAGATATATATCCTTTTGCAAAAAATATAAGCGAGCAAATAGATATTAAAAACTGGGTCAATAATTTCTTTAATAAAACAAGGGTTTGGGTAAGGGTGGAGAAGGGGAATATCAATAATGTGGTAGCGTATTTGAATAACAACAATATCCCATTTGCCAATGAAAAAGCAAATACTTTTAGTTTCGATACCAATGTAGATGTGAAAGATATTGCTGCAAAAACCAGTTCCACTATTATAGTGCAAGACCTCAGCTCACAACTTGCTGCAGGCGATATACAATTGAAGGAGGATAGTAAAGTATGGGATTGTTGTGCAGGTTCGGGTGGTAAAAGTTTGATGTTGCATAGCAGATATCCTACGGCGAATTTTTTTGTGAGTGATATTCGCACCAATATTTTGGATAATTTGCGAAGACGTTTTCAGTCATCGGGTATAAAAGATTATGCTTGGAATGTGGTTGATTTATTATCTTTAAACAAACAGCCCATTACATTTAATACACTTAATTTAGATCATAGACCCGCAATTGCAATCAATAGTTTCGATACTATAATAGTGGATGCACCTTGCAGTGGTAGCGGTACTTGGAAACGTACACCAGAACAATTAAAACAATTCACCGAGCAATCTTTATCCGATTATGCAAGTAGACAAATTAAGATTTTAGACAATATAATTCCTTATCTAAAAACGAATGGAAAATTGATATATATGACTTGCTCGATATACAAAACCGAAAACGAAGATATCGTTAACCATTTCATCACAGAAAAAAAATTGGTTTTAATCAATTCTCAATATTATAATTGCACCGATAAAGGTGGTGACAGCATATTTAAAGCGGAGCTTCAAATAGTAAGTGATAAGTGGTAA